From the Leptolyngbya sp. O-77 genome, one window contains:
- a CDS encoding ISL3 family transposase, which translates to MSKRKGHQNFATVIGDVETGKLIEVIDSHQQEDIIETLKQQPLEVRAKVEEVSVDMWGGFPKVVKRVFPNAVVVIDRFHVMKLVNEELNKIRRQSGVSDRGSKFILLKNGKDLTAEEQTKLEEILKRSKRLGKAYEWKEEFRAIYEQPLTVEEGKRQIQGWLDKARVVYREASTTIRNHLDGISNYFRNRTTSGAIEGINNRIKLIKRQAYGFVNFNNFRERLLACFSD; encoded by the coding sequence ATCAGCAAGCGGAAAGGGCATCAAAACTTCGCCACCGTTATCGGCGACGTTGAGACCGGGAAATTGATTGAAGTGATTGACAGTCACCAACAGGAAGACATTATTGAAACCCTGAAGCAGCAGCCCCTAGAGGTGCGTGCAAAAGTTGAAGAGGTGAGCGTGGATATGTGGGGAGGATTCCCAAAGGTAGTCAAGAGGGTGTTTCCCAATGCCGTGGTAGTGATTGACCGCTTTCATGTCATGAAATTAGTCAATGAGGAGTTAAATAAAATTCGTAGACAATCGGGTGTATCAGACCGAGGTAGCAAATTCATTTTGCTCAAGAATGGCAAGGATTTAACCGCAGAAGAACAGACAAAGTTAGAAGAGATTCTGAAACGGTCAAAGCGATTAGGAAAAGCCTATGAGTGGAAAGAAGAGTTTCGCGCGATTTATGAACAACCATTAACCGTTGAGGAAGGCAAGCGTCAGATCCAAGGGTGGCTCGATAAAGCGCGAGTCGTCTATAGAGAAGCAAGCACAACGATTCGTAACCATTTAGATGGAATTAGCAACTACTTTCGGAATCGCACAACGAGTGGCGCAATAGAGGGAATCAACAACCGAATTAAATTGATTAAACGGCAAGCTTATGGCTTTGTCAATTTCAACAATTTTCGAGAAAGACTATTAGCCTGCTTCTCTGATTAA
- a CDS encoding WD40 repeat domain-containing protein, with translation MIKNALGQSKTETNSTCPLNSEFGGFKSIAISPDGESLTAIFSTDTGRRIRHWSLSTGEEIAFPFMIAPEISESPNSFPQYFFLEKTTFTSDSSTLIGVYYDIVYSEAVVKLWDSTTGEEIQKSYVDFDPNDEAIGTVEISINPDSSILTWIGRNTDTDIVSITLWDIQTGKTTHAYSLNSLSRDIAVASISSSNSSLIIAKFDGTVDLLDLTTGRTIQSSTIGYVLEVVALHSDGKTLFGVDHNNDTIGIWDTITAELIGVLEGHVSPIDFLAFHLNSAILLSGSRDGMIKLWEPPGREIRTICAI, from the coding sequence TTGATCAAAAATGCTCTAGGACAATCTAAAACTGAAACCAATTCAACGTGTCCATTAAACTCAGAGTTTGGTGGTTTCAAATCAATAGCTATTAGCCCAGATGGTGAAAGTTTAACAGCCATCTTTTCTACTGATACTGGCAGGAGAATAAGGCATTGGAGCTTATCAACTGGTGAAGAAATTGCTTTCCCTTTCATGATAGCTCCAGAAATTTCTGAGTCTCCTAACAGTTTTCCACAGTATTTCTTCCTTGAAAAAACTACATTTACATCAGATAGCAGTACCTTAATTGGTGTTTATTATGACATTGTTTACAGCGAAGCTGTAGTCAAACTGTGGGATTCAACAACTGGAGAGGAAATCCAAAAATCATATGTTGATTTTGATCCTAATGATGAAGCTATAGGAACTGTTGAAATCAGTATAAACCCGGATAGTAGTATTCTTACTTGGATTGGGAGAAATACCGATACAGATATTGTTAGTATCACTTTGTGGGATATCCAGACTGGTAAAACAACTCACGCCTACAGTTTAAATTCTCTAAGTAGAGACATCGCTGTTGCCTCTATCAGTTCGAGTAATTCATCTCTTATTATTGCGAAATTTGATGGCACTGTAGATCTGCTAGACCTTACCACAGGTAGAACAATTCAGAGTTCAACGATTGGTTATGTGCTAGAGGTTGTTGCTCTTCATTCAGATGGTAAAACCTTATTTGGTGTGGATCACAATAACGATACAATTGGAATTTGGGACACAATAACGGCAGAACTTATTGGTGTCTTAGAGGGGCACGTTTCCCCAATAGACTTTCTGGCTTTTCATCTGAATAGCGCTATTTTGCTCAGCGGATCAAGAGATGGAATGATTAAACTTTGGGAGCCTCCTGGTAGAGAAATACGCACTATCTGTGCAATATAA
- a CDS encoding IS256 family transposase: MSKDNVIAFQPSETAAFFSDALSELVRQGARQIIAQAVEAELKEFLAQYQSLKDDQGRQAIVRNGYLPERTIMTGVGEVEIQVPKVRDRSGSGIKFNSSLLPPYLKRSQSVEEVLPWLYLKGVSTGDFAEALASLLGAQAKGLSSSTISRLKTQWIEEHQQWQKRSLIGKRYVYIWADGIYFNIRNEDDRQCILVIIGVTDTGTKELLGLEAGFRESELSWKPLLLRLQDQGLKEAPELAIGDGALGFWKALAQVFPTTRVQRCWVHKTANVLNNLPKSQQPKAKSALHEIYMAETKADAQTAFERFIKTYDVKYPKAVECLSKDRDALLAFYDFPAEHWVHIRTTNPIESTFATVRLRTDKTRGCVSQDSILSLVFKLVQSAQKRWLKIRGFKRLGEVIEGVKFKDGIRADQKDDSAARQDAA, encoded by the coding sequence ATGAGTAAGGATAATGTTATTGCATTTCAACCGTCAGAAACAGCCGCATTTTTCAGCGATGCCTTGAGTGAACTAGTACGCCAGGGTGCTCGCCAAATCATTGCTCAAGCTGTTGAAGCAGAGTTGAAAGAGTTTCTCGCCCAGTACCAGTCCCTTAAAGACGACCAGGGACGACAGGCGATCGTTCGCAACGGCTACTTACCAGAGCGAACAATTATGACAGGGGTTGGGGAAGTTGAAATTCAAGTGCCGAAGGTGCGCGACCGCAGTGGCAGCGGTATCAAGTTCAACTCATCGTTGTTGCCCCCGTATCTCAAGCGTTCCCAGAGTGTCGAGGAAGTACTGCCTTGGCTATATCTCAAAGGCGTCTCAACGGGGGATTTTGCAGAAGCGTTGGCATCGTTGCTAGGAGCCCAGGCAAAAGGTTTGTCGTCCAGTACGATTAGCCGACTGAAAACGCAATGGATAGAGGAGCATCAACAGTGGCAGAAACGCTCCCTGATCGGTAAACGCTACGTTTACATTTGGGCAGATGGCATCTACTTCAATATCCGCAACGAGGATGACCGCCAGTGCATTCTGGTTATCATCGGTGTCACCGATACCGGAACCAAGGAACTGCTGGGGTTGGAAGCAGGATTTCGAGAATCTGAATTGAGTTGGAAGCCGTTGTTGTTACGGCTGCAAGACCAAGGGCTGAAAGAAGCTCCAGAGTTGGCAATTGGCGATGGAGCATTAGGGTTTTGGAAAGCGCTAGCGCAAGTCTTTCCCACCACTCGTGTGCAACGGTGCTGGGTGCATAAAACTGCCAATGTGCTCAACAACTTGCCGAAGAGTCAGCAACCGAAAGCCAAATCTGCCTTGCATGAGATCTACATGGCAGAAACCAAAGCCGATGCACAGACAGCATTTGAGCGATTTATCAAAACCTATGATGTCAAGTATCCCAAAGCGGTCGAGTGCTTGTCTAAAGACCGTGATGCGCTGTTGGCATTCTATGATTTTCCGGCTGAACATTGGGTGCATATTCGCACGACCAATCCCATTGAATCGACCTTTGCAACGGTGCGTTTGAGAACGGATAAAACACGAGGTTGTGTTTCACAAGACAGTATTTTGTCGTTGGTGTTCAAGTTGGTACAGAGTGCTCAAAAACGCTGGCTTAAGATTCGAGGGTTTAAGCGACTAGGGGAGGTGATTGAAGGAGTGAAGTTTAAAGATGGGATTCGTGCAGATCAAAAAGACGATTCAGCCGCTCGCCAGGACGCTGCTTAA